In the Populus trichocarpa isolate Nisqually-1 chromosome 1, P.trichocarpa_v4.1, whole genome shotgun sequence genome, one interval contains:
- the LOC18095489 gene encoding chloroplast envelope quinone oxidoreductase homolog, with the protein MAGKLMHALQYDSYGGGAAGLKHVEVPVPSAKKDEVLLKLEATSLNPYDFRIQKGVVRPFLPRSFPYIPGLDIAGEVVAVGPGVEDFKTGDKVVAVLSGSSGGGLAEFAVAKKSLSVARPPEVSAAEAAGLPIAGLAAYEALTQCAGVKLDGSGIQKNILITAASGGVGHYAVQLAKLGNTYVTATCGARNIEFVKDLGADEVLDYKTPEGAALKSPSGKKYDAVIHCALGIPWSTFEPNLSENGKVIHLSPGPSAMITFAVKKLTFSKKQLMPLIITPKGENLKCLVNLVKEGKLKTVIDSKHPLSKAEDAWAKGIDGHATGKIIVEP; encoded by the exons ATGGCAGGGAAGCTAATGCATGCCTTGCAGTATGATAGCTATGGTGGAGGCGCCGCAGGTTTAAAG CATGTTGAGGTTCCAGTGCCTAGTGCCAAGAAAGACGAGGTTTTGCTCAAGTTAGAAGCAACTAGTCTAAACCCATATGATTTTAGAATACAGAAGGGCGTGGTGCGCCCTTTTCTGCCTAGAAGTTTCCCTTACATCCCCG GCCTTGATATAGCAGGAGAGGTTGTGGCGGTTGGACCAGGAGTTGAAGATTTCAAAACTGGTGACAAAGTTGTAGCTGTGCTTAGCGGCTCT AGTGGAGGTGGACTAGCTGAATTCGCAGTGGCTAAGAAGAGCTTGTCAGTTGCAAGGCCACCTGAAGTTTCAGCAGCTGAAGCTGCAGGCTTGCCTATTGCAGGGCTCGCAGCTTACGAGGCTCTCACTCAATGTGCTGGGGTCAAGCTTGATGGAAGTGGCATCCAGAAAAATATTCTGATCACTGCTGCCTCAGGTGGCGTGGGTCACTATGCAGTTCAGCTAGCAAAGCTCGGAAACACTTATGTAACTGCCACTTGTGGGGCTCGTAACATTGAATTTGTCAAGGACTTGGGGGCTGATGAGGTTCTGGATTACAAAACCCCAGAAGGAGCAGCTTTGAAGAGCCCATCTGGTAAGAAATATGATGCTGTGATCCACTGCGCACTAGGAATTCCTTGGAGTACTTTTGAGCCAAATCTGAGTGAAAACGGGAAGGTTATACATCTCTCTCCTGGCCCCAGTGCCATGATTACTTTTGCTGTGAAGAAACTTACTTTCTCCAAGAAGCAGCTGATGCCGCTGATTATTACTCCCAAGGGTGAGAACCTGAAATGTCTTGTTAATCTGGTAAAGGAAGGGAAGCTTAAAACAGTGATCGACTCAAAGCATCCATTAAGCAAGGCTGAAGATGCTTGGGCTAAGGGTATCGATGGTCATGCCACTGGGAAGATAATTGTGGAGCCatga